A region of Ascaphus truei isolate aAscTru1 unplaced genomic scaffold, aAscTru1.hap1 HAP1_SCAFFOLD_335, whole genome shotgun sequence DNA encodes the following proteins:
- the LOC142483543 gene encoding fucolectin-like encodes MQISLSLTLICLIKVYNYQAVAELTGGNVALRGLALQSSSVPGQGEAHLSIDGNMDTDYFRGSCSLTNYELQPWWSVDLGRGYLISSVAITNVGISMITEMQGAEIHVGESMDGYGVYNPSCATITFMALGETKSFDCGAMPGRYVTVVIPNRVDVLAMCEVQVTAIQIPDRQLGIMIHSLSDSGGDIVQEPQNKELIIQQVRSKMKENIATLRRGQDNVLERDTRTCVPLKILAAQTN; translated from the exons atgcagatctctctctcacTTACCCTGATCTGTCTGATAAAAG TTTATAACTATCAAGCTGTTGCAGAGTTGACAG GTGGGAACGTGGCTCTCCGTGGCCTTGCCCTGCAGTCCAGCTCTGTCCCAGGTCAGGGTGAAGCTCATCTCTCTATAGACGGGAACATGGACACTGATTACTTCAGGGGATCCTGTAGCCTGACGAACTACGAGCTCCAGCCGTGGTGGAGCGTGGACCTGGGGCGTGGCTACCTCATCTCCAGCGTGGCTATCACCAACGTGGGCATCAGCATGATCACGGAGATGCAGGGGGCAGAGATACACGTGGGGGAGAGCATGGATGGTTATGGAGTGTATAAcccgag CTGTGCCACCATCACCTTCATGGCCCTGGGAGAGACCAAGTCATTTGATTGCGGGGCAATGCCAGGACGTTATGTCACCGTGGTCATACCGAACCGGGTTGACGTCTTAgcgatgtgtgaggtgcaggtgaCAGCTATCCAGATCCCCG acCGTCAGCTCGGGATAATGATTCATAGTCTGTCTGACTCAGGAGGAGACATTGTACAAGAGCCGCAGAATAAGGAGTTAATTATACAGCAG GTCAGAAGTAAGATGAAGGAGAACATCGCAACACTGAGAAGAGGACAGGATAATGTCCTAGAGAGGG ATACACGGACCTGCGTCCCCCTGAAGATACTCGCTGCACAAACTAATTAA